CACAAAACAGACCACGGGCTCAGTCGCGCCTGGAGTCGTGATTGATTGCCTCCGAAATCAGCAATTAAGGCCAAGCGATCAAAACAAGGTGGGAGTTTCCAGCAGGCCCGAGCCCACTTGGGTGCATTTTGCTAGAGGCACGGCTCATTGGAGAAGGTTAACGCCAGAATAAATAACCAtctttgctgttattattaagATTAGTGTAGAATATGGATAAAgaaaatctcacacacatctaCTAGTGTTGCTTACAGTTTACTGCTGTCTTAAGAAAGCCAAGGAGATTAGACTGAAGTGTCTGTCAatctgtacagacacacacagacacacagacacagacacacacacacacacacacacaaacacacacactgcatcccaTCCCATCATGGCCTCTCCTTGATCTTGTGCAAATTTCACACTTCACTGGGGATGTGAACGTGAAGGCGCTCAAGCTGTTTTGATGTTTATTCATTTGCGGCGTCTGTGAACGCGGGAGAGGAAAAGTGGACCTCTGATACTCGAGTCCCCATCAAACTTTAATGAGCAGGAATAAATTAGCGACAAAAATCGTTTTAATTTGAAACTAAGCATCATCGAGTTCGTCTCTCGTCTGCCTTTTCTTGCATATTTCATGCCAACAAAAAGGCACAAGCTGAAGTCTTTCATCAGCTGCTCTCTCGGGATTCCGACAGGGGTTCACATTACGGTTGCCGTCGACGACGTGCTGTCGGGGGTGGGGCGGTTGCGGGGGGCGGGACGTATCACGTCCGTCGCGTTTCCGCCATTTCTATTTGAAAGTCGACGGGCCGTACGGCGGCGACTTCGGCGCCGCATTTGGGACACGTGAAGAAGACGTCGGCGGTCACGTGGCTTTTGACGCAGTAGTAACAGAAGACGTGGCTGCACCCGATAGAGTGAGGCATGACGGGCCATTCCGCACATATCCCGCACTCGGAGCGCCCGGCAGACTCGGATTTCAGGCGATCGGAAACGGAGAACAGCGCAGACACACGAGTCTTTAACTTCCACACGTTGATCAGCGGTAGCAGAAAGATGAGGAACTCGGCGAAGCCGTGCCACAGCAGCTCCCGGTTCATGTAGTGGAAGTTGATTTCACGGCCACTCTGATCGCGGACAAACACCGGCCGCACTCCCAGCATCCTCTCCGTCAAAGTGGGAAACGTCCCGCTTTGAAGAAAGAGCAGAAAGTTGAGCAGGCTAGCCACTTTACCCACGCTGCTAACCAACGCTAAAGCTTGTCGTACTTTCTGGGACCCCGGGTGCGTCCCGTGTCTGATTAACAAGCTGTGAGAACGTTCCTTCAACCACTTCTCGCCCACCGTCAGCAAAGCGAACCACAGTTTCTGCTTTTTGCTCAGAGACCTGTATTTCTGTCCAGCGATCAGCGTGTTGTGGTAGCGGATGTTGAGAAGCGTCTGGCCCACGGTAGCGCTGCCGGAATACACGGTGAACCTCCACACGAGGAGCTGCAGCAGAGCTTTGAGCTCCGGCTCCACGCGAGTCAGGAGGCCTGGTTTAAAATGCTGGAAGCAGCGAGCGAACTGGGACCAGACGAGCTGCTCCAGGGCGTCGTCCAACTCGAAAGCGTCCAGCTGGCTGATTCTCAGGACCCGACGCGATGAGCTCTCGCTCCTGGTTCCGGACCCAGCTGTAAGCAGAAGAAGCAGACGGGTTATTAGTCGCCCATCCTTACCTCATCTGTCTGCTCGGGATAACAGGCGGTGTGAGGaaacgattattattattataccgtAAAGCCTGCAGTGTAACTGCTCACTTTAGCCAATGGAGTTCTGTTTCTGACTCagacatcattattatttaatgtctccaggtcacatatatatatatttatatacgtaATAGATTTTATTCACAATCTTAAACCTTTTCTTTAGATCTATACAGACGTTAAAAGTCAGTTCtaatttgtattaaatgatatttccaCATTTTCTGAGGACCTCGTCGTGAACGCTGGGTCATGAAGCGGAGAGTTATCCATATCGTTACTACTAATATTTAATCGAGGTGTAACAGATGTGTAGCTTTACATCTTCGTCTCCGGTCCGCTCTGAAAACTCTGTCGTCGACGtcgctttcttcttcttctcaaagGCTTTTATTGAGCAGTTTACACGTTATGAATGAATATGTTATATTTGAGAACATATTATTGACAGCGACCTATCAATAGTAATGTGACTATTGTCAAGGGCCTGtcaatattaatgtaattatgaTTTAGAGGATCACGCTAGACGTTAGCCGGGGCCAAGGAACATCTCCTACAGGCCCGCTATCGATACGGGGATTACTATTGACCTGTTCGCTCCGACTCAAAAGCGGTTGCCAAATATATAACAACTAGACACTTTTGTCAATGTGCGCTGCCTATAAAAATTAAGCAGTTGAATTTACAGGCCTTCAACTGGAGAGCTGTGGAGAggaagaaatagaaagagagaaaaagagagagagagagagaaacagaaaatccATGTATTCTTATGTAATCATCAAAATTCACAATCGATGGATGTGTTTACCTCTAGTGCAATCAGAGGACCTGACCTACATACAACAGAGCTGTGATTCATACACACGCATTGACCTCTGGGAAAATATATACGATGGcaagagaggggaaaaaacaggttAAGGTGTTTTTATTAGATAGAAATAATTCTACAGTCAGTCtctattgataataataataaaaaaaaaaaacgtatgtACGAGGAAGACGAGCATTAGGTTACAGCAGCCAAGTCAAGGCCCTGACACCCGGAGTTAGATGACAAACGACCGGCCCCGGCGCGGCCCGTAAAGTGCCTCGTCCCCAGGCGGCGAGTCCAGGCTGAGGTTTGCAGTTCTCAAACTGATAAGAACATCAGCAGCTTGACCTTGGCTTTGAGCATCACAATGCTGCAGATTTCCTGTCTGCGATACGCAGCCTCGTTTCCTCGACCTTTTAAAGCGTATAGTTGGCTTTCGTTTGGGTTTTTGTGAAAAGGTCAAAGGTTGTTGACTGGAAACTTTGTCTAACTTTGTCAGTGCTCGTACttgtgggaaaaaaagaaagcagctcGCATGGCGTGCACACGGTTACCATAACGACACGTTTCTCAGCCTGAGCTAGCATCCGATAACTGGGGTGTGACGTGTCCAGAGGGTCGCGGTGCAATTTTTGGTGGCTGGGTGGTGGTATTTATTCTCATTAATGCAATAATGATGCGCGGTTGGATTTATTCACACTGCAAACTGCTTTCAGATCCGTTCTCTGTCTCTGGCACTTTGTCCTTTGTTCGTTTTAATGTTTGGAACTTGCAGATGGAAATTTCAAGCACCCGTTTTTTAAGCGATCCGACTCTACAGAAGGACGCGAGATCTGAACGGTCGTCTTGCACCTTTTGGGTTGTTCTTGTCAAGTTAATCAGCACGATCGTGCCTTTTAATCTGCAATGTGCTCATTTTATTCCGGCTCACGCGTCCACCACGACTCCCACAGCAGCGCATCAATTCCATAATGATAAATAGGTCAATTTGAAACTTTTTAGCTGATGTCATCTTTGCTTGGTAAATTACTCCCCGTGTGTCCATGCTAATTGTGCCATCATAAAATATGAATGCGTACAAATGTATCGAGAGGGTCCGAGGCGATGCGTCATGCTTTATCAAAGCGGCCCTATTTCCCTAATTCCTAATTGTGCGAGCTCGCACACAAGCAAAAGTTAATGTTTGAGAAACAGCCTTTAAAGTGAGTCTGACACAAAGATATGAGCTTTGCTTAATCTAGTTTGCACAGAACATAAATTATTGAAGGGAATTAATTGATTTTGTGAGTATGAAGGTGGAAGATGCAAAGCCTGTGCGAGTAATAAGTACAGAAGTTTGCAGGAAAACAACTTAAAATCTCATGAAACATTTAAAGGCTGAGGCAGCAAGAATGACTGGAAAGGACAGTTAATAAACGAGAAAACGGCAAGGCCGAGATTTTACGGAGTAAAGACTCCATACGCTCAGCTGAATCTAACAAAAAGATGGACATATGAAGTTTATCAGGCTGAACAAGTCTTGGCTGGTGTGTTTTATCACCGGAAgctgaatgaataatgaataataacaaGAGACACGATTGTAGTCCTGCACATGTGAAGGGTCCGAGACCTCTTCTGGGAGCAAGAAAACAATTCCAAACTAACTTACAGCACAATTAGCAAATGTACAACAATCATATCTATCagagcttgtttttttcttgattatTCCGGAAATTTTCATCCCAGATACTGATTTAAATCACGTGACTAATAACTCGCTCCAtagcaaacattcattcatccgttcattcattttctaccgcttatccgaacttctcgggtcacggggagcctgtgcctatctcaggcgtcatcgggcatcgaggcaggatacaccctggacggagtgccaacccatcacagggcacacacacactctcattcactcacacacacactacagacaattttccagagatgccaatcaacctaccatgtatgtctttggaccaggggaggaaaccggagtacccggaggaaacccccgaggcacggggagaacatgcaaactccacacacacaaggcggaggcgagaatcgaacccccgaccctggaggtgtgaggcgaacgtgctaacatCACATTTGATTCACGGCACCATCACTAATGATTTCAGCATGAATATTACATTTATGAATGCatttattatatgtaataataatataataaatttgcTAGAGTAATTgtgatctttaataaataaacatcgtcATGGACTTTAAGGGTCTATAACtaaatatactaaatataacTAAAGTCAACAAATATTATCTTTAGCTCTGGAAACTACAGACTAAGTTTGATTTAGGAAGAGTCCTAAATTATATTACGTTGTTTTAGGCTTTATTGATCTTGATGAGCTGTTCAGATTGAACTGAAATGATTGTGATATTTCTGCTTCAGAGATTTATAACCCTATGATCATACGAAGTGtgttacagtcacacacagggTTACAGAGGGAAACAAATCACCTGAATCATTTAAAAGGTTAAACAGTGTGAATGAATCCCTTACATTCACTAGATCATATTATAACAGGTCCAAGATCAGTTATAAAGTGATAATAAACAGGCCCAGGATCAgaaataaagtgataaagtaacaaaatgataataaacagGTCCAGGATCAGTAATGAAGAGATAATGTCCAGGATCAGTAATAAAGTGATAATGGTCCAGGATCAGTAATAAAGTGATAATGAACAGGTCCAGGAtcagtaataatgtaataatgaaaGGAtcagtaataatgtaataatggaAGGATCAGTAATAATGAACAGGTCCATGATCAGTAATAAAGAGATAATGAACAGGTCCAGGATCAGTAATACAGTGATAATGAACAGGTCCAGGATCAGTAATACAGTGATAATGAACAGGTCCAGGATCAGTAATACAGTGATAATGAACAGGTCCAGGATCAGTAATAAAGAGATAATGAACAGGTCCAGGATCAGTAATACAGTGATAATGAACAGGTCCATGATCAGTAATACAGTGATAATGAACAGGTCCAGGATCAGTAATACAGTGATAATGAACAGGTCCAGGATCAGTAATACAGTGATAATGAACAGGTCCAGGATCAGTAATAAAGAGATAATGAACAGGTCCAGGATCAGTAATACAGTGATAATGAACAGGTCCAGGATCAGTAATACAGTGATAATGAACAGGTCCAGGATCAGTAATACAGTGATAATGAACAGGTCCAGGATCAGTAATACAGTGATAATGAACAGGTCCAGGATCAGTAATACAGTGATAATGAACAGGTCCAGGATCAGTAATACAGTGATAATGAACAGGTCCAGGATCAGTAATACAGTGATAATGAACAGGTCCAGGATCAGTAATACAGTGATAATGAACAGGTCCAGGATCAGTAATACAGTGATAATGAACAGGTCCAGGATCAGTAATAAAGAGATAATGAACAGGTCCAGGATCAGTAATACAGTGATAATACAGTTAAGGCTGTAACTAAACAAGCGCTTTGTTTAACACACTTAcgttgtgattataaattaaatGTCAGTGTTAGTTAGTTTGTTAAACATAAGTTAGTTAAACTTAAGTTAGTTAAACATATTTACCCATTTTAAGCTCACGGACTAAAATCGACACGTAGAAAAAGTATTTCCAGCATTTCCGGGTTACCCTTCCAGAAACCCCGCCCTGAATTTGATTCACCAATCATAGAGCGCGCTCCAATCACGTGATCAACTTTACGCAATCAATCGCCTGTCGCGTCTGAGTCCGCGAGGCAAACACGAATTTACGCTACAGAGTGCTGTTATCTCAACCGAACTCCCTCCAGCCTGTCAGGGTAGTTTGTCACATTTTATCCAATCAATCAGCGGGCGAATATTTTGTGCGTATTGCAACCTAAACCAATCATATTTGATCGTAGGCGGGACTAAAGGGTGCTAAGCGACTCGgaggacaaacaaaacaacagaaaacataacataaaaaaaaccaaacggAGATTTTATAAGTTTGTAAAGACACTAAATGGACGTGAAGTTTGTTAGGTTGTGAGGTTTCATTCATAAGTTGCATTAAAGGATGTTTAAACTTTAAGTTTAATTGAATATGGACAAAATAAAACGTGTCAGTAAATCAGTGAAATGTTTGCTGAATGAGGtccagtgtgtgtacagagagaaGCTCAGGGACCTGGAGGGTGACATTAAAGGCTCCCAAGAGGAGATTCTGAGGGTAGGTGGaaatcacaaaataaacaactttCTTTGGGTTCTTGATAGTTCTTTAGATATTAAATCAGACaaataaacacttaatatttaatacatctATATTAAAATCCATTAAAAGGCTTTATAAAACGGTAAAGATGCAATCTCAAACACGAATCACTCTAAGTGAATCGACTCTTTTATCTAACTCGATTCATTCCAAGTGATTCGAATCTTTTGAATTTTTCGTCTATAACACGATTCATTCTAAGTGATTCGAATCTGTTGAACCTTACGTCTAACACGATTCGTTTGAATCTTTTAGTTTAGCACTAAAATCATTCGTAAGATTCGAATCTTTGCGTATTGATTCgttcattttaatctttaatatgCACACCATTTATTATAGCTACCCGGGATAAAAGGATGATAAACAATGGATGTATTGATGTTATTTAAATTCTCACAAATTTACTGTCCATGTTTTAAGCGAATAATCTGGAGAGTTGATTGAAGAGTTGAGTTTAGTCAGTAGTTAtgtgttaaatttgatgttttaAATGTCTTCCTTTTTTCATCTTTAAGAATAATAGTAAAATTGTATGCGTATAATACTTAAAATGACCGGGCTGGGCGCTGAGACAATATAAATGTGGTAcacagggtgccaatacttattTGGCTATTAGTTATTAGAGTTAGATAatagtatttattcattcattcattcatgcatgttctaccgcttatccgaacttctcgggtcacggggagcccgtgcctatctcagccgtcatcgggcatcaaggcaggatacaccctggacggagtgccaacccatctcagggcacacacacactctctttggatcggggaggaaaccggagtacccggaggaaacccccgaggcacggggagaacatgcaaactccatacacacaaggcggaggcgggaatcgaatccccgaccctggaggtgtgaggcgaacgtgctaaccactaagccaccgtgccccccatagtaattattataaatgagataaaaacagagttattattgtgttacttattatttattgttattattttgttttattgtctttatAAACCAACACACTTCTatgttggaatatatttaaaaaagttatgATTATTTATGTGAGTAACATCATCTGCTTAAAtgtacaaacacatgcatgcttATCTTAGGGCCAGTTTATGAACTTGTAAATCAACGCAAATCATCTAGAAactttgttctttgtttctGATTTTGATGAAAAATGCTAAAACACACTAGATATCGTGCTTTATAACGTTTATAAAGGAACCGGACTCGTGTATCTTACGTATCAGGACGCTAACGTTTCACATCGAGGGTGCCAGTATTTTTAGATCAATTCCAAGCGGATAGGAATCAAGCTGTTCGGGGATTTATTGACGTGATGTAAGGTGACACGACGAAGCGGGCCGGGCTTAAAGAGCTGCttttaagtagaaaaaaaaatttcaatttttttttgttgtgttttgacttttttttgttactacAGTGTGAAAGGAGacactttatattattatgagtgatgaaaatgcttttttatttttatttcactgtcaTACTGAGGCTGTATGTTGCTTTTACTACACGATGTGACTGTTTACTACGTAAGTATTAGTACTTTTAAACAGAAAGTAAAGCGATTTTAACCATGAACTCGACGTCTCGGTTGTTGTCCGACTCAGAAACGACTCTTCGTACACAgtcacgtgtgtctgtgtgtctgtctgtagacGAAGGTCCGGATCCTGCACTCTTACGTAAATGACCTGAGCGATCAGAATGGGATCTTGGTCCACACAGTGGAAGAGCTGGAAAAAGAAGCAAACCAGAAGGTCTCTCACTTGAAAGTGAAACTTCAGGCTTCAGAAGAAAGCATCAAGGTAAGACGCGTGCGCACGTGTGCCGTCGGATCGTAGCTCTTTTTGCGTAAGTCACGTCGTTTCCCAGTTCTGAAACATTCAGGCTccagaataataaagaaaatatctaAAGATTTCATCCATATGTTAAGTGACACGGTCTGTTCATGGGCAGTGGAATAAAGGCACGTATGGCCTTCTAGAGAGATTTAATCATACAAAGTGCTCGGGTgcattaatgattttttttttttatttcccccgCACACATTTATACACGAGAGTACGGACGCTTTAACACGTCCCTTCTTCCTTCTCCTATTTTGTTTGGCTTACAAGGTTAAAAAAGCTGTTAGTGTTCTAGTATTTATTAAAGGAGACGTCTTTAAGCCGCGTCCACCTCAATACGTCGCCGGTATCAAAAGCTCAGcttaaaaatgacataaatagTTATTTCTCTGCTTTTACattaaatggaagaaaaaaaaaccaccactttttttcatttacaccCAATAAAGAGAACTAATTATATTTCATCCTGACACATTTTGTTGGAATGCTGTCAGTTTGCACTTGCAGATTGATTTCTTtgagactttatttatttgatgaagGCTTTTATGGAAAGCGACTGACGCTTTTTTAATTACCAGCGCAGGACTTTAACCCCTCGGTCAGCACGGCGCTTAAAGCCGAGATCCTTCAGGAGGTAAAAGTGTGTTTTCACGCTTTTACCTCACAGACGTGTCGATTCAGAGAGTCACGAAAGTGCTGTAAAGGTTCGATAAAAGAACAACACGATGTTCATTTCACTCAGCAAgcagcttttttgttttattgtgtattaagtatgtaacctttggcaaaaaaagaaaaaaaattatgtctCAAATAATGATGCGTTAAAAATCTGAATATTCTGCtttgtaatgtaattaattaataaagcgAAAAGCTGAAGTTTGTGCTGCGGTCTTTATTGTGTAGAAGCCTGAAAGTGTCCAGCagaaataaacaggaagtgacgtgtgtgtgtgtgtctttctttttttctctctgtcctaATCTTTCTTTGTAGTTCGGTATGtagaagggagggagggagcagagagagagagggaagggagggaggaagagagagaagagagcagcagagagagagagagagagaggtagggaGGGAGGAGATGGGGGAGGatagggatggagggaggggagggcagggagggagggaggagggcggtagggagaagagagagagaagggagggagggagagatagagtaagagagagagagagagagagatgaagagagcggagagagagtgagagaggatggagagagagggagggagggggagggagagagagcgagagagggagggagggagggagagaggagagggagagagtggagagagagagagagagagagagagcgatctGTAGTTAGTTAGTAgatatgttatttatgtctttatttagGTATTGTAGTGTTTCTTTCTTCTATGTCTATTCTTCTGTCTTTattgctatctctctctcttctttcttttgtagATGGTATGTCTTTTTAttgctgtatttctttctttttctctctctctctctctctctctctctctctctctctctctctctttctttctttccattatttgctgtagagtaacacacactgatgtaagtgcatctgccctcttcctcatcctcatctgagcCTTTTTTGCGGGATGGAGTTTAGATTTAGGTTTAGTTGCAGATTACGAACGTGTCAGTTTCTTTCCCGGAggttgtgtgtatttattaaaagGTCTCGTGTCCttaaccacaccacacactccttcGTCGTCCTCGGAGCTCCAGCGCAACCCAAAAGAGTCCCGTGTTTAAAACGATCCTGCTCTTTTTCGCggcgtcagtacacacacagctttttacAGAAAACAGCTCGGAGCCACAGACTGTAAGCCGAGACACGGCGTTATCGTCTTCCTGTGAGTTCATTAACTAAACGACACGGCATCAGTATCAGTACAGTTTAAGAGGACGTATTGTAGATGCTGCTGTACGTATTGCttgatgcttttctgttaaTCAGTGGAATTAGATTGGAGTAAGAACCGCTGCTCTTCTGTCCCACAAACACATTAGCCCCTCGTCCCTTGACTGTAGTAAGCATCGCTGTAATGTACATAATTGCAAATTGAATAAATTTGGAGGATTAAATGCCGCTCATGCAGCTCTGTAAACGTAAAGAAATTCATGGCGCTCTGTAACACGAGGAGCAGAAATGCACTGACTGGATGGAGACAGTTTTATTAACCCCTTCGTCTCGTGCTGTTATTGGAACATAACGGACGACGGGTCGGT
This genomic stretch from Tachysurus fulvidraco isolate hzauxx_2018 chromosome 25, HZAU_PFXX_2.0, whole genome shotgun sequence harbors:
- the pex2 gene encoding peroxisome biogenesis factor 2, with the protein product MAGSGTRSESSSRRVLRISQLDAFELDDALEQLVWSQFARCFQHFKPGLLTRVEPELKALLQLLVWRFTVYSGSATVGQTLLNIRYHNTLIAGQKYRSLSKKQKLWFALLTVGEKWLKERSHSLLIRHGTHPGSQKVRQALALVSSVGKVASLLNFLLFLQSGTFPTLTERMLGVRPVFVRDQSGREINFHYMNRELLWHGFAEFLIFLLPLINVWKLKTRVSALFSVSDRLKSESAGRSECGICAEWPVMPHSIGCSHVFCYYCVKSHVTADVFFTCPKCGAEVAAVRPVDFQIEMAETRRT